One genomic window of Cannabis sativa cultivar Pink pepper isolate KNU-18-1 chromosome 2, ASM2916894v1, whole genome shotgun sequence includes the following:
- the LOC133034221 gene encoding uncharacterized protein LOC133034221, whose product MLQIGDASLYDDIDRELIKLSSDICKNSSQDPVKSIVEAIYPSLLQNYNDPAYLKERAILTPKNEMVHELNEMIVNVIPGEGRIYCSSDTVCKASVRTSDDDLLYPPEFLHSLKFNGIPNYDIRLKEGVPGMLLRNLNQTEGLCNGTRLIVTHLGKWSIRADIISGANIGQNVTIQELLCLPTNQNGHSSLIDNNFI is encoded by the coding sequence ATGTTACAGATAGGAGATGCTTCATTATATGATGACATTGACAGAGAATTAATTAAACTTTCTTCTGATATATGCAAAAATTCATCTCAAGATCCAGTGAAATCCATAGTTGAAGCTATCTACCCATCGCTTTTACAAAACTACAACGATCCTGCATATTTGAAAGAAAGAGCAATATTAACACCAAAAAATGAAATGGTCCATGAATTGAATGAAATGATTGTTAATGTTATACCAGGTGAAGGGAGAATATATTGTAGCTCAGACACTGTATGTAAAGCAAGTGTAAGGACAAGTGATGATGATCTTTTGTATCCACCTGAATTTTTGCATAGTTTGAAATTTAATGGCATACCAAATTACGATATTCGACTTAAGGAAGGTGTTCCAGGAATGCTCCTTAGAAATCTAAATCAAACAGAAGGCTTATGCAATGGCACAAGATTGATTGTTACACATCTTGGGAAATGGTCCATTAGAGCTGACATTATTTCTGGAGCAAATATCGGTCAAAACGTCACAATCCAAGAATTATTATGTCTCCCAACGAATCAAAATGGCCATTCAAGCTTAATAGACAACAACTTTATTTAG